One region of Theileria equi strain WA chromosome 4 map unlocalized gcontig_1105316255039, whole genome shotgun sequence genomic DNA includes:
- a CDS encoding conserved hypothetical protein (encoded by transcript BEWA_054730A), producing MGKKENLLFDIDDIIESSRDSVDASEGTDSQVLTSRSVESNDKVHLARSEQVSEVTPPKNVAAAEQQAPAKAQNHHEKWQANLHEKIERLKKQEVEETKARTKQAAEELEKWHVDRNTKIQENLQKLLLNEPKEAKRDIKDPFDWEKCAKYVQESDYFPIDQSHGNSQKLIELVMKRKNLHQNA from the coding sequence ATGGGAAAGAAGGAAAATCTCCTCTTTGACATCGACGACATCATCGAGAGCTCCAGGGACTCTGTCGACGCCTCGGAAGGCACCGATAGCCAAGTCCTCACCAGCAGGTCCGTCGAGAGCAATGACAAGGTGCATCTTGCTCGATCAGAACAGGTCTCTGAGGTCACACCTCCAAAGAACGTGGCAGCTGCCGAGCAACAAGCACCAGCCAAGGCCCAAAATCACCACGAGAAATGGCAAGCAAACCTACACGAAAAGATTGAGCGCCTCAAGAAGCAGGAAGTGGAGGAAACCAAAGCCAGAACGAAACAGGCAGCCGAAGAACTCGAGAAATGGCACGTTGATCGCAATACCAAAATTCAGGAAAACCTCCAAAAACTCCTACTCAATGAACCCAAGGAAGCTAAACGGGACATTAAAGACCCATTCGACTGGGAAAAGTGCGCAAAGTATGTCCAAGAGAGCGATTACTTTCCAATTGATCAATCACATGGCAACTCACAAAAGCTTATTGAACTCGTCATGAAGAGaaagaatcttcatcagaATGCATAA
- a CDS encoding hypothetical protein (encoded by transcript BEWA_054720A) — translation MGAKETQEEDNGLPFLPPPVGYRKYVEEKGKKEEERVTIASFYEAVKRMDKRGPIHPEILAMQKRNAMVVTFRWLKDVLYNIFVYFLTSRSYYIFGFAYSLYFLKEQVVSLFNCQNVFRRAAPNLKFHQVILHKVAYVALHLVAIYLILKSIHTNGYIPMRLADYIHLFPMTEYRSSTLFVP, via the coding sequence ATGGGCGCCAAGGAGACACAAGAGGAGGACAACGGCCTTCCATTCCTGCCGCCGCCGGTCGGATATCGCAAGTACGTCGAGGAGAAGGGgaagaaagaggaagaaaggGTAACAATCGCATCATTCTACGAGGCCGTCAAgagaatggacaaaaggGGTCCCATACACCCGGAAATTCTGGCCATGCAGAAGCGCAACGCCATGGTAGTCACCTTCCGGTGGCTCAAGGACGTCCTCTACAACATCTTTGTCTACTTTCTCACGTCGCGCTCCTACTACATCTTTGGCTTCGCCTACTCGCTCTACTTTCTCAAGGAACAGGTCGTCTCGCTATTCAACTGCCAGAACGTCTTTAGGAGGGCCGCACCAAACCTCAAGTTCCACCAAGTCATCCTCCACAAGGTCGCGTACGTGGCGCTACACCTCGTCGCCATTTATCTCATACTCAAGAGCATACACACCAACGGCTACATTCCCATGAGACTCGCCGACTACATTCACCTCTTTCCAATGACCGAGTACAGGAGCTCCACCCTGTTTGTCCCCTAA
- a CDS encoding hypothetical protein (encoded by transcript BEWA_054740A), which translates to MELNNMVYYWSHDDANFCPLFIRVKKHGGLGIVTIIMNTTREMIGLARIVNEECFKRVVALKLDHTSGTYAFNGEENSEINTDVRIQVTEQKGTPKDGYDKYTHNLVGGGGSMNIVCTRHKSKFINFKESVLGTTCFNAHIYYSKGDVGHDKPLILELGAGDTFYKLNGKEWVHDPNLKSLQCGSPSCHERINVASSEDSSYNYKNCKHSISGGSSRKISISSFTYKTTPQNGLPSVNEVTELLAFHYPLSVGTTYPLLIHYKVSDINKWYKKTKVDNTWEEVSHSDRPTDYSSEKEKKKIKKLLLDPHSPSVVLNIKNSDKSNKSDRTSGEYSNHDNDGNKIKVDAENFEVDDKERGTEQGATEYKKYKHTVEGKTHFKLSYLKHGGNRLDDIKSEEVLVELATYYWVGDTAFDNPLVVMLKVEKTPKAEYIYYGRSNDPGKTWQKIDRESENQEIGATELKVKLDELKAEYFPPSNIGEIVGGTVAGGIGTGGAGFGGYNAVHSLPVVVKTLPL; encoded by the exons ATGGAACTAAACAATATGG tctactactggagtCATGATGATGCTAATTTCTGTCCCTTATTCATTAGGGTAAAAAAACATGGTGGTCTTGGAATAGTGACTATTATTATGAATACTACAAGAGAGATGAT TGGACTTGCAAGGATTGTTAATGAGGAATGTTTTAAAAGAGTAGTTGCTCTCAAGTTAGACCATACTAGTGGAACATATGCATttaatggagaagaaaattcAGAAATCAATACGGATGTTAGGATACAAGTTACTGAACAAAAGGGTACACCAAAAGATGGATACGATAAATACACTCACAACCTTGTAGGAGGAGGTGGATCAATGAACATTGTATGCACAAGGCATAAAAGCAAATTTATCAACTTCAAAGAATCAGTGCTTGGTACCACATGTTTTAATGCACATATCTACTACTCGAAGGGTGATGTTGGTCATGATAAACCCCTAATTTTGGAGCTTGGCGCTGGTGATACATTTTATAAGCTTAATGGCAAAGAGTGGGTTCATGATCCAAACTTAAAATCTCTTCA ATGTGGTTCTCCTAGCTGTCATGAAAGGATTAATGTAGCTTCTTCTGAAGATTCCAGTTACAACTACAAGAACTGCAAACACTCTATTAGTGGTGGGAGTTCTCGAAAGATTTCTATATCTTCATTCACCTACAAGACCACTCCTCAAAATGGGCTCCCATCTGTAAATGAAGTCACTGAGCTCTTAGCATTCCATTATCCCCTAAGTGTAGGAACAACTTATCCCCTCTTAATTCACTATAAAGTATCCGATATTAATaaatggtacaagaaaACAAAAGTAGATAATACTTGGGAGGAAGTATCTCATAGTGATAGACCTACTGACTATAGTAGTGaaaaagagaagaaaaagatTAAGAAACTCCTTTTAGATCCTCACTCCCCATCTGTTGTCTtgaatattaaaaatagtGACAAGAGCAACAAATCTGACAGAACATCTGGTGAATACTCTAATCATgataatgatggaaataagATTAAAGTTGATGCAGAGAATTTTGAGGTGGATGATAAAGAACGAGGAACCGAACAGGGCGCTACTGAATATAAGAAATACAAACACACTGTTGAGGGAAAGacacattttaaacttAGTTATCTTAAGCACGGTGGAAATAGACTCGATGACATAAAATCTGAGGAAGTATTGGTAGAGCTTGCAACATACTACTGGGTTGGCGATACAGCCTTTGATAATCCTCTGGTTGTCATGTTAAAGGTAGAGAAAACGCCTAAAGCTGAGTACATATACTATGGGAGAAGCAATGATCCCGGTAAGACTTGGCAAAAGATTGATAGAGAGAGTGAAAACCAGGAAATTGGTGCTACGGAACTAAAGGTGAAGCTAGATGAGCTAAAGGCAGAGTACTTTCCACCATCAAACATAGGGGAAATTGTAGGAGGGACAGTTGCCGGAGGAATAGGAACAGGAGGTGCCGGTTTTGgtggatataatgcagtgCACTCCCTACCTGTGGTAGTAAAGACTCTCCCtctctag
- a CDS encoding conserved hypothetical protein (encoded by transcript BEWA_054710A): MDFGTSTFLKLSRPQAAPAEFEFTEKSQLALIKKSIKSQRDGRSYEVMVLPSPNDLYVPSYYMLDKDRIYWLQGIKPGVNPVSVFIDEFVATPEYILGTFDFDVMFIFITVLYNNPQKFLTMHSRVVECYRSGGSNEHRDLELAVLTLWNRNVNNVKDRLLYLCDTMESPGGEELLYKPNNERFLAMLSHKVGNMRQHIADNGIIIPDYCESECTSTKGLNKHLITIKEDKCKVFCWGIIQSLLSKSAKSILPSKVVDRLEKLDEEKKVEQELKRTQEPLVRPKPVRRKIKTIKLPENTARITGFFGKLVKKE, from the coding sequence ATGGATTTCGGAACGTCGACGTTTTTGAAGCTGAGCAGGCCTCAGGCTGCTCCCGCAGAGTTTGAGTTTACGGAAAAGTCGCAGCTGGCGCTGATCAAGAAGAGCATAAAATCGCAGAGGGACGGGAGGAGCTACGAGGTCATGGTCCTGCCGAGCCCCAATGACCTCTACGTTCCCTCCTACTACATGCTGGACAAGGACAGGATCTACTGGCTGCAGGGCATCAAGCCCGGAGTGAACCCAGTCAGCGTGTTTATAGACGAATTTGTGGCGACTCCAGAGTACATTCTGGGCACCTTTGACTTTGATGTCAtgttcattttcatcacAGTCCTGTACAATAACCCCCAAAAGTTTCTGACGATGCACTCCAGAGTCGTCGAGTGCTACAGAAGCGGCGGATCCAACGAGCATAGGGACCTGGAGCTCGCAGTTTTGACGCTCTGGAACAGGAATGTGAATAATGTCAAGGACAGACTCTTGTACCTTTGCGATACCATGGAGTCCCCCGGAGGAGAGGAGCTGCTCTACAAGCCGAATAACGAGCGTTTTCTTGCAATGTTATCCCACAAGGTTGGCAATATGCGCCAACACATCGCAGACAATGGCATCATAATACCAGACTATTGCGAGTCCGAATGCACGTCCACAAAGGGGCTCAACAAACACTTGATAACGATCAAAGAGGACAAGTGTAAGGTGTTTTGCTGGGGAATCATCCAGTCCCTCTTGTCAAAATCCGCCAAGAGCATCCTACCATCAAAGGTTGTGGATCGTCTCGAAAAGTTGGATGAGGAGAAAAAGGTGGAACAGGAACTCAAAAGGACGCAAGAACCTCTTGTACGCCCAAAGCCGGTTCGACGGAAAATAAAAACTATCAAACTGCCAGAGAATACCGCACGCATAACGGGTTTCTTTGGTAAACTTGTCAAGAAGGAGTGA
- a CDS encoding cytochrome C oxidase assembly protein, putative (encoded by transcript BEWA_054700A) produces the protein MAFRLLFRGYTSTGAFRPGFHHRFVERYVANGRFGSIHRGFSSHSEAQRLKLPRRGLDIAVPGRERSVGRWLLSCAGLTAGVMTIGAYVRLNESGLSMLDWKFLGLPLPSTEQEWNKHFDRYKETPEYKSVHYDITLEEYKNIFVNEWVHRMAGRISGAVFAGGFVYFTLTKALKPAGKVLAAAIGALGVSQAFIGKWMVASGFEEPTTENKTPRVSPYRLTLHFLDALGIYSLCLWNGLNLLSKPEVLEKVGNVAKVKGWMRRTAIFALFTMAYGTLVAGNDAGLACNTWPKMMNKYIPDEIANIESKRQWFENGMIVQFVHRCMSYLTFASALCALTSAKSGVPVVAKKAAMGVFHASMLQIALGIITVVNQVPLHGALSHHANALILWSILLNALRKF, from the exons ATGGCCTTTCGTTTACTTTTTCGAGGCTACACGAGTACAGGCGCCTTTAGGCCTGGATTTCATCACAGGTTTGTGGAACGTTACGTTGCCAATGGCCGATTTGGGTCCATACACAGAGGCTTCTCCTCCCATTCGGAGGCTCAGAGACTCAAACTGCCGAGGCGTGGCCTCGATATAGCGGTGCCTGGAAGGGAACGGAGCGTTGGAAGGTGGCTCTTGT CCTGCGCTGGGCTCACTGCCGGGGTTATGACCATTGGAGCCTACGTCAGACTCAATGAAAGTGGCCTCTCGATGCTGGACTGGAAGTTTCTGGGACTCCCGCTGCCTTCCACCGAACAAGAGTGGAACAAACACTTTGATCGCTACAAG GAAACACCAGAGTACAAGAGCGTGCATTACGACATTACGCTCGAGGAGTACAAGAACATCTTTGTAAACGAGTGGGTACACAGGATGGCTGGAAGGATCTCTGGAGCTGTCTTTGCCGGAGGATTCGTCTACTTCACCCTCACCAAGGCCCTGAAACCAGCTGGTAAAGTTCTAGCCGCAG CAATTGGTGCGTTGGGAGTTTCCCAGGCATTCATCGGCAAGTGGATGGTGGCTAGTGGCTTTGAGGAGCCAACAACTGAAAACAAGACCCCTAGAGTATCTCCCTACAGGCTCACTCTGCACTTTTTAGATGCGCTTGGAATCTACTCGTTATGTCTTTGGAACGGATTGAATTTACTATCAAAACCAGAGGTGTTAGAAAAAGTGGGAAATGTCGCCAAGGTTAAGGGGTGGATGAGAAGAACCGCAATTTTTGCGCTCTTTACTATGGCGTACGGAACACTTGTCGCCGGAAATGATGCTGGGTTGGCATGCAATACCTGGCcaaagatgatgaataAATACATTCCGGATGAAATTGCCAATATTGAATCCAAAAGGCAGTGGTTTGAAAACGGAATGATCGTACAGTTTGTGCACCGTTGCATGTCCTATCTCACGTTTGCATCCGCTCTCTGTGCACTAACTTCAGCAAAATCTGGAGTTCCAGTCGTTGCAAAAAAGGCAGCCATGGGGGTTTTCCATGCATCAATGCTCCAAATCGCACTCGGAATCATCACTGTCGTAAACCAGGTTCCTCTACACGGCGCTCTATCGCATCATGCAAATGCTCTTATACTCTGGAGTATCTTGCTCAACGCATTACGTAAATTTTAA